The nucleotide sequence TGCTGCTCATGTTTCTCTCCAACACTCCACTTTAAAAGTTATGCAGTAGAAACCACTCCATTTTTTGGTCTGTCACTGGCATGAGCCGTCAGTTACTTTCATGCACTGTTCTACTCGTGTATAAACAAGCAAAACTACCTAGCCTCTCCATAAACGACTACAGCTTCGTGCTGCAGAACTACAGAAATAGAAAGCATTCACAGCACTTAAATTTTCTAACCATTCTGAGATGCAACTAACTAGGACAACGATCAGTCTTTGCACTTCAGGTGGACTGTAATCACTGACTGCTAACGCTGCGAAGAAGCTTCTAGAAGCAGAGTATGTGCAGTTTTGTGTCtttctttaaacactttttttaacGACCTGTTCAGCAGAAACTAGTTAGATTAATTTCTAGGACATCTCAAAAACAGGTCTTCAGGATCGCCCACAGCAGGAACCGCTGCCCAGGAGTGCCGATGTATCAGCACCAAACCAAGCACTGAGTTCAGCTTTACTGAAGTCATATAAACCAGCGCTTGGGTTCCCCAAACCTGCTTCCCTAGACCAGAGGATGGAGCAATCCGCTGGAGTACAAGCAGCTCCCCGGATTCATGCGCTGAGCTGGGTTCCCACCTGCTCTATGCCACTCAAGCAGTTATTTCCTAGTAACATGCATCTTGTCTTCACAGCAGCGATCGCTCACCTGGTCCTTCACGCATTCCACCGTGGCTCTGCGGAACGGTGTGATGTTAACAGCCATTGTTTGCCCATTTTGACCAAGAACACAGAGCTGAAACTTTACTGTCTCTCCCTTTTGCAGACAGTCACCTTTGTTTGCCATTCCAACAATTCCAAACGGATAGACCTCTCCTTTCATCTCAcctagaggaggaaaaaacacaagACAGAGTTGGGAGGTGTCCTTTCCTACCTGAGGGCAttcgggtttttttttccagtattagaAAGGCTACTTTTACTGTCAGCTTAGTAATATGAATACAGCCTGTAATGTGAATAGAATCCTCAAGACCTATTCACAGTTTATTAACCTCCTACGCTTCTTGTGCATTTGGGAAAGGAGGATTTGTAGTTTAAAAGCAACAACTCTTACCATCCTCCATGACTTCAATCATGCCCTGGTATTCAGTCTGTGTGGGATCTACACTCCTCAAAGGACGAATTACTTTACCAGAGTAAACAGTTGGATCAGCTTCTTCAGTGATACCattcactgaaaagaaacagacagtGGAAGAACAGGATGTTCTAgtcatactttattttaaaaagaattagtAAGTGATTCAGATTGACCAGGAGCCAACAGTTTGCACTCCAAAACACCTAAGGCAGTGCACTCTCTCACCCAGTAAAACTGGAACAGCTTTAACACAGCAGGAAGTAATGACAGCTTTTCTAACCAAGACCACGCTTCCATTTCTAACATGGAAGCAGAAAAACCTTAGTTTCTCATGAAGCTAGAGGCCATGGAACTTGAAAAGCAAACCTAAGTATTTTACTTCTCTTCCATCCTCACTTCAATCGTTCCACATCTTTAAGAATCCATTTTTTGCCCCCAAGTCCTTAATACCCCCATCTGCATTCTTCCTGCAATTTTCCTTCTGTGAGATACAGCACAACTAGTGCAATTACTAGTTTGGCTACTTCTCCACTAGGTCTCTCCTTATAACCTTCCAACTGAAGAGGACAGAGCACAGTGAAGGTCCCAAGAGCTGCTACTGTCTACAGGACTGTTGCTCTGCACTTGTCTGTTCTCTGGAATCACAGGCAACATCCTTCAGGAAACCAATGACCACCACATTAAGCCTCATCCTCTTGGTCTACGTTCCAACTGTAAATAGATAATTAATGAACTTTATCCATCAGCACCTGCCAAGAGCCTTGTAAGCAGAAAATACCGCGTACAGTCTTACCTGCATGTGTTTTGTTCACCTTTTCTGCACTGACTTTGTTTCCTTTGCCTTTGGACAAGCTGTATTCAACAGTGTCTCCAAGTTCCAGGCTATCAATATCACCACAGTATTCACTACAAGAATATAATTATGTAAAATTTTCCTTTAGTCACATGACAACAGTGATGCTCATCCAACATTTACATAAGTGGATTAGAAACTATTTAACTAGCTCAGCACCTCACATTTTCAAGAAATCCTCATTCAAGTGAAGCATTTCAAACATCCAATACAACTGTATTTCTGGCCTGGGATTCAGAGGCACAGAACACCAAGACTGCTGACTAACAGAAAAGCCTGACCCAGTCCAGCAGAGACAATAAACGGAACTGGAGACACCTAAGCGTATATAATCTGTGTGAAGTCCAAACGGGCTTAACAGTCaaccccccgcccacccccccaacaaataaaaatgaaattgtcCTTCACCTGTAGTGGAAAAAGATCTCCTTATCATGATTGGCTGTTTCAATAAATCCAAAGTTATCTTTCAGGGCTGCCACGTATCCCAAAAGCCTCTTCGAGCTGTAATTGCGTCCCAGCATTCTGacagaaacagctgtttgcagACCAGTTCTCTTCACTTCACAAACACAGAACTCAACCTGTTGAAGAAGTGCGTATCAACACTAgatagaaaaaacccaaacaaaccacaactaCCAACAAAAACACACCGAAACAACTCATTTCAAAGCTGTGTAGCTCTAATCAACACCTAGGCTCTCCAGGAAAGTAATCTTCTAGCCACTACTCTCCCAGAAACACTTCAGTCACTGACATTTACTGCATTCCCAAGAGTAGCAGTGGCACCAGTGGTATCTGCAAGGCAGGGCAGCCTCCAGCACTCAGCTTCCTGCACCCATTAACCATGAGAATCTGTTTACGTCAGTCGCCTCCTTTCGCTAACTTGTCACCAGTGGCCCACAGGAGGCATGTACCCAGCTTCGTTCACTTGTTTCAGGTTTTTAGAAACAGGAATCAGTGCTTCCCTAGCATGGCTCCTGAACACTGAGTTTTCAGGCTGCTCTTCAGATCTCTGagctctttctccctttccattGCCTCTCAAGCTAACGTGCTCATAAGGGTAATGCGCTCCCTCTTCAACATCCATCTTAAACGTCTCTATGTAATCTCCTCTTGATTATTCACGAGCAGAGTCCACTGTTGTAATGATAAGAATCCCTTGTTTAAACAGCATCATTTACATAGTAAGATACTATTTTCATGTATGCATCACCAGGTTTTAGGATATTTTTGAGTTATACAGAAGATTAAGCAACTCAAACCtaggacagaagaaaagaaacgGGTAACATTACAGATGCCTTGTCCTTCATTTGTTCTGAGAGGGAGAGCAAATCCAGTAACAAGGCAAAGAGAAGCTGACACCTCACAATGCACAGTAAATATTTCCCAATGGTAATCTTAGTTCTATTGCCTTATCTCCTATCTGGGGATTAGTAGATCCTTCCACATCCTTGGCCTGGTAAGGAATGGTCAGTTTTACTCCACAGTCATCATAAACAATTATTCCATCCTCAGCTTCCTAGAAACAAGACACCAGAATTCAGCAATCAGTCTCTTATTTGTAAGCAAACAAGTTTACTACATACAGTTCAAGCACTGCTCATTTCAGACACATCAGTTTTACAGTAACTGCTTGGTAGCTGgtgaaaaacacaacaaagcaatCACCTCTGAGCAAGAAGCTTTAAATGATACtagacagtatttttaaagcGAAGAAAGTATTACCACCATTTCCAGCAAGTATTTATTGGAAGTTTAAGTACTGTGGCACTGTTTAAAACAGCATGATGTAacaacagaggttctcctctagCCCTAGAAACTTAATCTTAACCAATTCTATCCCACATCTGATGTACTAGGAGGTTGAAAGAAACTTcccatcaagttcctggaaatTATTAAATGAAGCATCATTAACGATGCTTTTATCATCTTGTTTCACACACATTAGTTTTTACTGACTGCTGTCATTAGTATTCAATGTAATTCACATTAAGAGAGGATAGAGTGCTTCAAAAGGTTGAACTGCAGATTTTAAGGAAGCAGCCTCAGTCTCCAAAGCCAGGAACGCAGAACAGGCACTTCCCAAGTATAAGAGCAGCATTaccttctctttgcctttgtTCGGGCTAGTGGCTTTGGCTGGAGTGGCTTCTTTGTCTATAGTGCCCACAAAACGGTGGTCTGATTGGGTGTGGAAAGAAACCGTGCCCTTTGGAAGTTTTTTAATCCTTATAGCATGATTTCTTTGGGCAGACAACATATCCTGAAAAACAAGATTGATCAGATTTTAGATGGACTgcacataatttctttaaaaactaagATTTCTTAAAAGTATTAATCTTACTTACAGGAACGACAGTAAACTCTACTTCATCAGAAATATGGAGTTGATTTCCATCCATAATTTCACTGAAGTGAAAGAACATACGAGCATCTCGGTCCACACATTTAATGAAGCCAAAGCCATCTCTCATTGCTGCAATCACACCCTGAGAAGAGTCAAATGGACAATTACGGTTTTACTACTAGTATGTGACATCTGTCTGCGGAGTATGGCATAATCTGAACACAAGGCCTGAATCCTACGAAAACACTTCTTGGTTTATGTGATACGCTTCCTTGCAAACTGCAGTGCTAATGGCTATGGTCAATATGGTCAACCTGAAATGCAAACAAGGCAAAATTACCTAGTTTTTCAGCTTAATTTCTTATGAAGACTGAAGCGTAAAAGATTTATTTAAGCCATTAATGAGAAGGACTACAGTTAAAAGAACCTGACATTACTACTACACAGGGGACACAGCGTTGCAGGGGGTATCGCTACAAATACACGCATCATCCACGCACACGAAACGTACAAGAACCTGTATaaacaggaaataaaaccagTGGTCAGAGGGAAGTTTAAAGAGAAAACCCATCAGATTTCCAGAcacaaatgaagaaattaaaaacctttCTTACAAAGAAGCTTGTTAAAACAAGACTATCACATCCATGGGTGTATACTATGGTAAGCACGTTACATAATATTTTAGTAGCATTCCCGGTAACCACTAGTAAGGGAATGCTGAATGATAAACAGAACATACAGTGCTCCAtcaactgtcaaaaaaaaaaaatataatccattTCTCACCCTGACCtctgttagagaaaaaaaaaaaaaaaaaggctccatAAAGTTGCTGAAAGAGTCGATTACTCACGTTAGGAAGAACTAGTACCAGATCACGCCAGAGGCATTGAGCACGACAAAATTCATGAACACATTCAGTTCAACCCAGTTTCCACAGAGCCTTTAGAAAGTCTCAGGGAAGGTTTATAGGATTTGAATGACAATGCAAAGACACTTGCTACCTTCAGGAACATTTTTCTCTTATGTAGCTTCCACAAGCTCAGGAAAATCAGCTAACCTTTCTAGAAGCAGCCAATACTTGTCACCTCAATGACAGCTCAATTCAGGCAGACAAATATATCTAGCCAGAGTAGAAACGTAGGAAGTCTATAGTACAGAACGCCAAAAACTGAGAGGCTGAAGTAAAAGTTCGGTGGTTTTCTTAAAGCAAAGGGTCTCTAATTCACAGCTTATGGATGTGATAGCACTGTCATTGGACTGCAAATGAAACGGAAGGCAAACTTACAGTCTAGCTGGAATAGAACCAATGTTCCAAATTATAAAAACGAAATATATTCTTTAATACTGATTACCACATCCATCTTAGTCCCTGTAATCCACAAAGAGTTTTTTGTAAGTCATAGAATGCAGTTCTTTACCATCCTTCTGCTGGACCCTCAGAGATTGGCCAAAACCCATGAAATCCAAAGTAGTTAACTTTATTATATTAAAGGAAAGATGCACAGCATTAATTCTGAATTTTATACCATTTAGGCACTTTCAAGTGTACACTTGAGGACTGGAGTTCAGAAAAGGCAATGGAAGACACTAATGTTTTTTACATTAAGTTATTAAGACAAAATCTCCATGTTTTACTTTCATTTCCCCTCAAGAATTAAAAACTTAAAAGATAGATACTTGCCATTTCCCTAGTTTCATTAGTAAACTGGAAAGTATTGGGGAGAACCTCAATATTGGTGGCTCGTTCCAGTTTGTCACGTCTGTCTGTTGAAATATTGAATCGGACGTGGTCACTTTCCAGCAAGGTCACCTTGGATTTTGTATCTTTGTCTCCAAATGGAAGTTCTTTAGGAATCACAAAGTCAACTTTGATGCGGCCAGGTAATGGGTCACTCTAGCAGACagaaaacccaacagaaaaagTTAGTTCACCTACAAGACTCAACATAGCTACAGACAGAACAGTTGGCAGAAATACTAATG is from Strix aluco isolate bStrAlu1 chromosome 25, bStrAlu1.hap1, whole genome shotgun sequence and encodes:
- the CSDE1 gene encoding cold shock domain-containing protein E1 isoform X1; this encodes MSFDPNLLHNNGHNGYPNGTSAALRETGVIEKLLTSYGFIQCSERQARLFFHCSQYNGNLQELKVGDDVEFEVSSDRRTGKPIAIKLVKIKPEILPEERINGQVVCAVPHNLESKSPAAPGQSPTGSVCYERNGEVFYLTYTPEDVEGNVQLETGDKINFVIDTNKHTGAVSARNIMLLKKKQARCQGVVCAMKEAFGFIERGDVVKEIFFHYSEFKGDLEALQPGDDVEFTIKDRNGKEVATDVRLLPQGTVIFEDISIEHFEGTVTKVIPKVPSKNQSDPLPGRIKVDFVIPKELPFGDKDTKSKVTLLESDHVRFNISTDRRDKLERATNIEVLPNTFQFTNETREMGVIAAMRDGFGFIKCVDRDARMFFHFSEIMDGNQLHISDEVEFTVVPDMLSAQRNHAIRIKKLPKGTVSFHTQSDHRFVGTIDKEATPAKATSPNKGKEKEAEDGIIVYDDCGVKLTIPYQAKDVEGSTNPQIGDKVEFCVCEVKRTGLQTAVSVRMLGRNYSSKRLLGYVAALKDNFGFIETANHDKEIFFHYSEYCGDIDSLELGDTVEYSLSKGKGNKVSAEKVNKTHAVNGITEEADPTVYSGKVIRPLRSVDPTQTEYQGMIEVMEDGEMKGEVYPFGIVGMANKGDCLQKGETVKFQLCVLGQNGQTMAVNITPFRRATVECVKDQFGFINYEVGDSKKLFFHVKEVQDGVELQAGDEVEFSVILNQRTGKCSACNVWRVCEGAKAVAAPRPDRLVNRLKSINLDDANAPRLTVLRQPRGPDNSKGFGAERKIRQAGVID
- the CSDE1 gene encoding cold shock domain-containing protein E1 isoform X2, with translation MSFDPNLLHNNGHNGYPNGTSAALRETGVIEKLLTSYGFIQCSERQARLFFHCSQYNGNLQELKVGDDVEFEVSSDRRTGKPIAIKLVKIKPEILPEERINGQEVFYLTYTPEDVEGNVQLETGDKINFVIDTNKHTGAVSARNIMLLKKKQARCQGVVCAMKEAFGFIERGDVVKEIFFHYSEFKGDLEALQPGDDVEFTIKDRNGKEVATDVRLLPQGTVIFEDISIEHFEGTVTKVIPKVPSKNQSDPLPGRIKVDFVIPKELPFGDKDTKSKVTLLESDHVRFNISTDRRDKLERATNIEVLPNTFQFTNETREMGVIAAMRDGFGFIKCVDRDARMFFHFSEIMDGNQLHISDEVEFTVVPDMLSAQRNHAIRIKKLPKGTVSFHTQSDHRFVGTIDKEATPAKATSPNKGKEKEAEDGIIVYDDCGVKLTIPYQAKDVEGSTNPQIGDKVEFCVCEVKRTGLQTAVSVRMLGRNYSSKRLLGYVAALKDNFGFIETANHDKEIFFHYSEYCGDIDSLELGDTVEYSLSKGKGNKVSAEKVNKTHAVNGITEEADPTVYSGKVIRPLRSVDPTQTEYQGMIEVMEDGEMKGEVYPFGIVGMANKGDCLQKGETVKFQLCVLGQNGQTMAVNITPFRRATVECVKDQFGFINYEVGDSKKLFFHVKEVQDGVELQAGDEVEFSVILNQRTGKCSACNVWRVCEGAKAVAAPRPDRLVNRLKSINLDDANAPRLTVLRQPRGPDNSKGFGAERKIRQAGVID